One part of the Andrena cerasifolii isolate SP2316 chromosome 4, iyAndCera1_principal, whole genome shotgun sequence genome encodes these proteins:
- the Ppn gene encoding proteoglycan-like sulfated glycoprotein papilin isoform X8 has translation MTATRSTWSSVVLIFIVGLCAHETFAKHHHIKLRHERHRRQHGESYLPSSFLLDTDEPERGTWGPWSSPSSCSRSCGGGVAHQTRQCLDVDDNGYGRCGGASRRFFSCNIQDCAEDATDFRAEQCAEFNNVLFEGVYYNWIPYTGGPNKCELNCMPRGERFFYRHKLSVIDGTPCEPEKNDVCVEGKCMHVGCDMMLGSDVKEDACRKCGGDGSDCNTVSGVFDADDLQVGYLDILLIPKGASNIVVKEIQPSNNYLAIRNASSHYYLNGNWRIDFPRSLKFAGTIFHYSRDPQGFSAPDTITALGSTNEQIYVVLLYQDHNVGVHYEYSIPKRLSHQTDADSYAWITDEFSSCSANCGGGYQSRRVTCVRRRDSQPVDESLCDPQMEPADTEACNVDPCPPVWVEGEWGPCSKHCGEGAEQSREIKCEQVIAGGIPTVVDDSQCVKKVGPKGPTSQECNKDVPCPQFHTGPWKPCDRLCGPGKQTRKVACYKKVDGKIQVLEDEACEAEVPEREKACELRPCAGLDWVTSNWSGCDDKCGLTQETRTAYCATQDGTAYRDDKCDAEKKPELTRECETKEDCHVQWFASQWSSCSAKCGSGVQTRKVFCGTFDDETVKKVPDEKCEVDKRFNDTMNCTAVEECKGEWFAGPWSKCSKPCGGGTMSRKVICMKDNMTVPTSNCDPSMIMFSTEDCNEQPCEEDEVIPVQPEKIKDLTEEEEEDEECEVYEDEDFVTVSSSFASGEDEKSSAMPDVTEANLPSSPDSGSTASDLYDIMLGDAGHSRGDISPGEVGSGDGDNTDFTDFFTNTLEYGTTFEGSGTEETTDESEDFTTVSGITDSLGTTESEATDETVEGSTMDSSEGTTVEGSTAESMTEGSTVSGETEVTESGATEESVATEATTSSDVTSETPESTDSSESTDSSSAESVETEPTGPTESTEPSLTTSSSESESGSTEETVSPVTQATEESTVGMSTEEQSTVSGETTESGATEGTTESEATEPTMSTEVSGTEGSTESGATTESGATEATETTESGMTTETTESGMTETTESGMTTESGMTTESGMTTESGMTTESGMTTESGMTTESGMTTESGMTTESGMTTESGMTTESGMTTESGETTESGETTESGMTTESGETTTEETTVSGETTESGATTESAETTESGVTTESAETTVSGVTETTVSGLTPSTGEEETEMTEKTHISEFWTTVAREGKERKHRVCKVLRKKKTCKTSTFGCCYDGVTAAEGPFDQGCPTPQTCNETKHGCCPDNVSPATGPENQGCPESHCGETLFGCCPDGVTAAEGNDFEGCKKPCNETEFGCCPDNETPASGPDNFGCCNATEFGCCPDGIKAASGADDEGCEEEITSVTPITEEYETTTVQEDCANTTYGCCPDGVSTATGTNFEGCGVINTENCTSSYFGCCPDGVSPALGPNNYRCHMPCEDSTYGCCDDGVTPAHGPNREGCCLSTPYKCCPDNVLAARGPDFYGCGCQYTRFGCCPDNTTAARGPSNEGCGCQYTPHECCPNRFTPATGPNYEGCPCYTYQFGCCPDGITIAKGPHGQGCGCESTEFKCCSDSRTPAKGPNFAGCTCDASKYGCCPDGVEEAQGENFEGCLTVPSTPGAACALERDRGSCRDFTVKWYFDTEYGGCSRFWYGGCEGNDNRFKTQEECKEVCVSPKGKDSCHLPKISGPCEGYFPTWYYDTGRKQCGQFVYGGCLGNANKFKSREECEELCVTPDDLDPCEQTKEPGPCEGNFTRWHFNAESQACEEFRYGGCKANDNNFATEIACHQQCLQPGRRRVKLTDVCVLEKDPGPCHGSVLRWYYDTARQTCSQFIYGGCKGNANRFRTRAACEQRCPVKEQDICLLPALLGECHNYTQRWYYDSYEQQCRQFYYGGCGGNENNFQAEQDCHNRCQTALTTPAPSTGVEFKPDFCFLPDERGSCSGDEVKWFYDSREGVCKQFRYGGCQSNGNNFNSREECEYRCGDVQDPCTLPKVIGPCNGVDSQYYYDHRTDSCYDFEYSGCQGNKNRFQDRESCEKKCKQKASATEAAPNVTVTMPPPVEGVSKSPICYMTVNSGSCNADITAYYYDPHSQMCQAFLYGGCEGNANRFQTEEQCERLCGRFQGQDTCNLPVEPGDCRGSFQKYYYDSTSRICREFVYGGCEGNANRFSTMAECESICIHHEEPMPPGNDTSISNLSVCKEPVDSGSCTSGFTIKRFYFDEEQQTCRAFIYTGCGGNRNRFKTFESCINTCLGTTNEINVDAGKDTKDPCAEAREECNTVRCPYGKEAFVDSEDCERCRCVDPCRAQICPDGNRCAITLVATKDGTEYKGVCRSITKSGRCPRVSNSTGCEQECITDADCTGEMKCCNNGCGTSCLEPAAEEVPTTSPRPLATSPPVGAEAAAIQEPEEPRVSAQEGGYVTLKCVATGNPRPTITWRKDTTLIGFAENRRRIQLDGSLQIISLYKYDGGTYVCTADNGLGPPVRAEYQLVVTEPQELAATIIGEQSAQLTVTMNSPIALHCYAMGWPRPFVTWWRGDRMLPLSSETYEQDSDYTLVIRSVTLPTLGVYTCQAFNAIGRAASWSVTLQAVGPVYNIRPEYQQYTKYLVQPPRKPTVERPQYPYRPNRTQTPDYQTYAPVHSSRQPHIPTVSPLGGSTSLEPGHSRYRVPVNVSISVGQNQFPEGSDVSIACNVDGYPIPRVSWYKDEDLIQPSNRIQVTEVNRLVISDANREDSGRYRCEANNDYSSAFDSVEIQVAGIFIHPNCQDNTFFAKCDLIVKARYCKHKYYAKFCCRSCTEAGQLPSRGPHLNNVRRRRRHILKSLV, from the exons CATCATATAAAATTGAGGCACGAGCGACACCGCCGACAACATGGGGAGAGCTATCTGCCTAGCAGCTTCCTGCTCGACACGGACGAGCCTGAACGAGGGACCTGGGGGCCGTGGTCGTCGCCCAGCTCCTGCTCCAGGTCCTGCGGCGGTGGAGTCGCCCATCAGACCAGGCAGTGCCTCGACGTAGA CGACAATGGCTACGGCAGGTGTGGCGGGGCATCGAGGCGATTCTTCTCGTGCAACATCCAG GACTGTGCTGAAGACGCGACGGATTTCCGGGCGGAGCAGTGCGCCGAGTTCAACAACGTCCTCTTCGAGGGGGTTTATTACAA TTGGATCCCTTACACCGGCGGGCCGAACAAGTGCGAACTGAATTGCATGCCACGGGGCGAGCGTTTCTTCTACCGGCACAAGCTCTCGGTGATCGACGGAACGCCGTGCGAGCCCGAGAAAAACGACGTCTGCGTCGAAGGGAAATGTATG CACGTTGGATGCGACATGATGCTGGGGAGCGACGTCAAAGAGGACGCTTGCAGGAAATGCGGCGGCGACGGTTCCGATTGCAACACTGTCTCCGGTGTGTTCGACGCGGATGATCTCCAAGTCG GGTACCTCGACATCCTGCTGATACCCAAGGGAGCGTCGAACATCGTGGTGAAGGAGATCCAGCCGTCCAACAATTACTTAG CCATTAGGAACGCCTCCAGTCACTATTACCTGAATGGAAACTGGAGGATAGACTTCCctcgtagcttgaaattcgctGGGACCATATTCCATTATTCGAGGGATCCGCAAGGTTTCTCTGCGCCTGATACCATCACTGCTTTGGGATCCACGAATGAACAGATTTACGTGGTG CTGCTCTATCAAGACCATAATGTCGGGGTGCACTATGAATACAGCATACCAAAGAGGTTGTCGCACCAAACTGACGCGGATAGCTACGCCTGGATCACCGACGAGTTTTCAAGCTGCAGTGCGAACTGCGGGGGAG GTTATCAGTCGAGGCGAGTGACTTGTGTAAGAAGGAGGGACAGCCAACCGGTGGATGAGAGCCTCTGCGATCCACAGATGGAACCAGCTGACACGGAGGCCTGCAACGTGGACCCCTGTCCACCTGTGTGGGTAGAGGGCGAATGGGGTCCTTGTAGCAAGCACTGCGGGGAAGGAGCAGAGCAGAGCAGAGAGATCAAATGCGAGCAGGTCATCGCTGGCGGAATACCAACCGTGGTGGACGATAGCCAGTGTGTGAAGAAGGTGGGACCAAAGGGCCCAACTAGCCAGGAGTGTAACAAAGACGTGCCGTGCCCTCAGTTCCACACGGGACCTTGGAAACCG TGCGATCGTTTATGCGGCCCCGGCAAGCAAACCAGGAAGGTGGCGTGCTACAAGAAAGTGGACGGCAAGATCCAAGTGCTGGAAGACGAGGCTTGCGAGGCAGAGGTTCCAGAGCGTGAGAAAGCTTGCGAGTTGAGGCCCTGCGCCGGACTCGACTGGGTCACCTCGAATTGGAGTGGA TGCGACGACAAATGCGGCCTGACTCAAGAGACCAGGACAGCTTACTGCGCGACCCAGGACGGCACTGCTTATCGGGATGACAAATGCGACGCCGAGAAGAAGCCGGAATTGACGCGGGAATGCGAGACCAAAGAGGACTGCCATGTCCAGTGGTTTGCTTCTCAATGGAGTAGT TGCTCCGCGAAATGTGGGTCCGGCGTGCAAACGCGCAAGGTGTTCTGCGGCACGTTCGACGACGAGACGGTGAAGAAGGTGCCAGACGAGAAGTGCGAGGTCGACAAGAGATTCAACGACACGATGAACTGCACCGCCGTGGAGGAGTGCAAAGGTGAATGGTTCGCTGGACCATGGAGCAAG TGTTCGAAACCGTGCGGCGGCGGCACTATGAGCCGCAAGGTGATTTGCATGAAGGACAACATGACGGTACCGACGAGCAACTGCGACCCGAGCATGATCATGTTCTCGACGGAGGATTGCAACGAACAGCCGTGCGAAGAAG ACGAGGTGATACCAGTCCAACCAGAAAAGATCAAGGATCTcaccgaggaggaggaggaggacgaggaatgcGAGGTGTACGAAGACGAAGACTTCGTAACCGTCTCCTCCAGCTTCGCGTCCGGA GAGGACGAGAAATCCAGCGCGATGCCCGATGTGACCGAAGCGAACCTCCCGAGCTCCCCCGATAGTGGATCCACAGCAAGTGATCTGTACGACATTATGCTCGGCGATGCCGGTCACAGCAGGGGCGACATATCGCCTGGGGAAGTAGGAAGTGGCGATGGGGATAATACGGACTTCACTGACTTCTTCACCAACACCCTGGAATACGGGACCACGTTCGAAGGCAGCGGGACTGAAGAGACGACGGATGAGAGTGAAGATTTCACGACGGTGTCTGGAATCACCGACTCCTTGGGCACCACAGAGTCTGAAGCCACGGATGAAACGGTGGAGGGTTCAACCATGGACTCTTCTGAAGGAACCACCGTGGAGGGATCAACTGCTGAATCGATGACGGAAGGAAGCACGGTGTCCGGTGAAACGGAAGTGACTGAATCTGGAGCGACGGAAGAGTCAGTTGCTACAGAAGCGACAACGTCGAGCGACGTTACATCCGAGACACCAGAATCCACTGATTCAAGCGAAAGCACAGATTCCTCGTCGGCCGAATCCGTGGAAACTGAACCAACCGGCCCGACAGAGTCTACGGAGCCAAGCCTCACGACCTCGTCGTCCGAAAGTGAGAGCGGGTCTACGGAAGAAACCGTTTCGCCCGTCACTCAAGCGACTGAAGAATCAACCGTGGGAATGTCGACAGAGGAGCAGTCAACGGTGTCAGGGGAGACTACGGAATCTGGCGCCACGGAAGGCACGACTGAATCGGAGGCTACGGAGCCAACGATGTCAACCGAAGTGTCAGGCACAGAAGGGTCCACCGAATCTGGAGCTACAACGGAGTCTGGAGCAACAGAAGCGACGGAAACAACGGAATCCGGAATGACAACTGAAACCACTGAATCTGGCATGACAGAGACTACTGAGTCTGGAATGACCACCGAGTCTGGTATGACCACCGAGTCTGGTATGACCACCGAGTCTGGTATGACTACCGAGTCTGGTATGACCACCGAGTCTGGTATGACTACCGAGTCTGGTATGACTACCGAGTCAGGTATGACCACAGAGTCTGGTATGACCACTGAGTCTGGCATGACTACTGAGTCAGGTATGACTACCGAATCTGGTGAAACTACCGAGTCTGGTGAAACTACTGAGTCTGGTATGACTACCGAATCAGGTGAAACGACGACAGAAGAGACGACGGTATCTGGAGAGACGACAGAATCGGGAGCTACAACAGAGTCCGCGGAGACTACGGAATCTGGTGTCACGACTGAATCAGCTGAAACCACTGTGTCTGGGGTTACAGAGACAACTGTCTCTGGATTGACGCCGTCCACGGGCGAAGAGGAGACGGAAATGACCGAGAAAACGCATA TATCTGAATTCTGGACCACCGTCGCCCGAGAAGGCAAGGAGCGCAAGCACCGCGTGTGCAAGGTTCTCAGGAAGAAGAAAACTTGCAAGACCTCCACCTTCGGCTGTTGTTACGACGGAGTCACCGCGGCAGAGGGTCCATTCGACCAGGGTTGTCCAACACCACAGACATGTAACGAGACCAAGCATGGTTGCTGTCCTGACAATGTGTCCCCTGCTACTGGCCCAGAGAATCAAGGATGCCCAGAGTCTCATTGTGGAGAGACACTGTTCGGTTGCTGCCCTGACGGAGTCACTGCTGCTGAAGGCAACGATTTCGAGGGTTGCAAGAAGCCTTGCAACGAGACAGA GTTTGGTTGCTGTCCAGACAACGAAACTCCAGCCAGCGGGCCGGACAATTTCGGATGCTGTAACGCCACCGAATTCGGTTGCTGTCCGGATGGAATTAAGGCAGCTTCTGGCGCAGACGATGAAG GTTGCGAGGAAGAGATCACTTCTGTCACTCCTATCACTGAGGAATACGAGACGACCACTGTGCAGGAAGACTGCGCAAACACGACTTATGGTTGCTGTCCAGATGGAGTTTCAACTGCAACCGGCACGAACTTCGAGGGATGTGGGGTCATCAATACCGAGAACTGCACCTCGTCATACTTTGGCTGCTGCCCTGACGGTGTCTCGCCAG CTCTGGGACCAAACAACTATCGCTGCCATATGCCATGCGAGGACAGCACTTACGGTTGCTGCGACGATGGCGTCACGCCTGCACATGGACCGAACAGAGAGGGTTGCTGCCTGTCGACACCGTACAAGTGCTGTCCGGACAACGTGCTGGCGGCACGTGGACCGGATTTCTACGGTTGTGGCTGCCAATACACAAGATTCGGCTGTTGCCCAGATAATACCACTGCGGCGCGTGGGCCGAGTAACGAGGGGTGCGGCTGCCAATACACGCCCCACGAATGCTGTCCAAATCGTTTCACGCCGGCCACTGGACCGAACTACGAAGGCTGTCCGTGCTACACTTATCAGTTTGGATGCTGCCCCGATGGCATCACTATTGCCAAAGGACCTCACGGACAGG GCTGCGGGTGTGAGAGTACAGAGTTCAAGTGCTGCTCCGACAGCAGAACCCCAGCGAAGGGACCGAACTTCGCCGGGTGTACTTGCGACGCCTCGAAATATGGCTGTTGCCCAGACGGAGTCGAGGAAGCGCAGGGAGAGAACTTCGAGGGCTGTCTCACGGTTCCGTCAACCCCTGGAGCGGCCTGCGCACTCGAAAGGGACAGAGGTTCTTGCAGGGACTTCACCGTCAAGTGGTACTTCGACACGGAATACGGCGGTTGCTCGAGATTCTGGTACGGCGGCTGCGAGGGTAACGATAATCGATTCAAGACTCAAGAGGAGTGCAAGGAGGTGTGCGTATCGCCGAAAGGAAAAG ATTCCTGCCATCTACCAAAAATCTCCGGACCCTGCGAAGGCTACTTCCCCACGTGGTACTACGACACTGGTAGAAAACAGTGCGGTCAGTTTGTCTATGGCGGCTGTCTTGGAAACGCGAATAAGTTTAAGAGTAGAGAAGAGTGCGAAGAGCTTTGCGTTACTCCTGACGATCTTG ATCCCTGCGAGCAAACGAAGGAACCAGGCCCCTGCGAAGGCAACTTCACCAGGTGGCACTTCAACGCGGAATCGCAAGCCTGCGAGGAATTCAGGTACGGTGGCTGCAAAGCGAACGACAATAACTTCGCCACGGAGATCGCATGTCATCAGCAATGCCTGCAGCCAGGAAGAAGACGAG TAAAACTGACAGACGTGTGCGTCCTGGAGAAAGATCCCGGGCCCTGTCACGGCTCTGTGTTGCGCTGGTATTATGACACTGCGCGTCAGACGTGTAGCCAATTTATTTACGGCGGTTGCAAAGGCAACGCGAATAGATTCCGTACGCGTGCTGCCTGCGAGCAGCGCTGCCCTGTAAAAG AGCAAGACATTTGTCTGTTGCCCGCGCTGCTGGGAGAATGCCACAACTACACTCAGCGATGGTACTACGATTCTTACGAGCAACAGTGCAGGCAATTCTATTACGGCGGCTGCGGTGGTAACGAGAATAATTTCCAAGCCGAGCAGGATTGTCATAACAGGTGTCAGACTGCGCTCACCACGCCTGCTCCATCGACGGGGGTTGAATTTAAACCAG ACTTCTGCTTCCTTCCTGACGAGCGTGGCTCGTGCTCCGGCGATGAAGTTAAATGGTTCTACGACAGCAGGGAGGGTGTCTGCAAGCAGTTCAGATATGGCGGTTGCCAGAGCAATGGGAACAACTTCAACTCGAGGGAGGAATGCGAGTATCGGTGTGGCGACGTTCAAG ATCCTTGCACCCTGCCCAAAGTCATCGGCCCTTGCAATGGCGTCGACAGTCAGTACTACTACGATCACCGTACGGATTCCTGCTACGACTTCGAGTACAGTGGGTGCCAAGGTAACAAGAACCGCTTCCAGGACAGAGAATCCTGCGAGAAGAAGTGCAAGCAGAAAGCCTCCGCAACGGAAGCTGCTCCGAATGTCACCGTCACAATGCCGCCCCCAGTCGAGGGTGTCTCGAAGAGTCCGATTTGTTACATGACTGTCAATTCTGGCTCTTGCAACGCTGACATCACTGCCTATTATTACGATCCACACAGCCAGATGTGTCAGGCGTTCCTCTATGGTGGCTGCGAAGGAAACGCGAATCGCTTCCAGACGGAGGAGCAGTGCGAACGTCTTTGTGGAAGGTTCCAGGGACAAG ATACTTGCAACCTGCCAGTGGAGCCTGGCGACTGTAGGGGCTCCTTCCAGAAATACTATTACGACTCGACTAGCCGTATCTGCCGCGAATTCGTGTACGGTGGATGCGAGGGCAACGCAAACAGATTCAGCACGATGGCCGAGTGCGAGTCGATTTGCATTCATCACGAGGAGCCTATGCCACCTGGAAACGACACCAGTATTTCGAATCTAT CGGTGTGCAAGGAACCGGTCGACAGCGGGTCCTGTACCTCCGGTTTCACGATCAAACGGTTCTACTTCGACGAGGAACAACAGACCTGTCGCGCGTTCATTTACACCGGATGCGGTGGCAATCGTAACAGATTCAAGACCTTCGAGTCTTGCATTAACACTTGCCTTGGGA CCACTAACGAGATCAACGTAGACGCCGGGAAAGACACAAAGGACCCTTGCGCGGAAGCTCGCGAGGAATGCAATACCGTTCGCTGCCCTTACGGCAAGGAGGCCTTCGTGGACTCCGAGGATTGCGAGCGATGCCGCTGCGTGGATCCTTGCAGGGCACAGATTTGCCCCGACGGCAACAGATGTGCTATCACCTTGGTCGCCACCAAGGATGGCACCGAGTACAAGGGTGTCTGCAGATCAA TCACGAAATCAGGTCGCTGTCCAAGGGTGTCGAACAGTACTGGATGCGAACAAGAGTGCATCACGGATGCAGATTGCACTGGGGAAATGAAGTGTTGCAACAATGGTTGCGGAACTTCTTGTCTGGAACCAGCTGCTGAGGAGGTTCCAACGACCTCGCCAAGGCCATTGGCCACTTCTCCCCCGGTTGGGGCAGAAGCTGCCGCCATTCAGGAACCCGAAGAGCCACGGGTCAGCGCTCAGGAGGGTGGTTACGTGACGCTGAAGTGCGTGGCCACCGGAAATCCCAGACCGACCATCACGTGGAGGAAGGACACGACATTG ATCGGTTTCGCAGAGAACAGACGGCGCATACAGCTCGATGGATCCCTCCAGATCATCAGCCTGTACAAATACGACGGTGGAACTTACGTCTGCACCGCTGACAATGGTCTAGGGCCACCGGTAAGAGCGGAATACCAATTGGTGGTCACAG AGCCGCAAGAACTGGCTGCCACCATAATCGGGGAGCAAAGCGCGCAGTTGACGGTCACCATGAACTCGCCCATAGCCCTGCATTGCTACGCAATGGGCTGGCCGCGACCCTTCGTCACCTGGTGGCGAGGTGATCGTATGTTGCCGTTGTCCTCGGAGACCTATGAGCAGGACTCCGATTACACTCTCGTGATTCGATCGGTGACACTGCCCACCCTCGGTGTCTACACTTGTCAAGCCTTCAACGCGATCGGCAGGGCGGCATCCTGGTCGGTCACCCTGCAAGCTGTTGGCCCCGTTTACAATATCAGACCCGAGTACCAGCAGTACACCAAATACCTGGTCCAACCACCTAGGAAACCCACCGTAGAGAGACCACAGTATCCTTACAGACCCAATCGAACGCAGACTCCCGACTATCAAACCTACGCGCCCGTCCATTCCTCTAGACAGCCCCATATTCCCACGGTTAGTCCTCTTGGAGGAAGCACTAGCTTGGAGCCTGGTCACTCTAGGTACAGAG TTCCTGTCAATGTCAGCATATCGGTAGGGCAGAATCAGTTCCCTGAAGGAAGCGACGTCAGTATTGCCTGCAACGTCGACGGCTATCCCATTCCCCGAGTGTCGTGGTACAAGGATGAAGACTTGATTCAGCCCAGCAATCGAATTCAGGTTACTG AAGTGAACAGACTCGTGATCAGCGACGCGAACCGAGAGGATTCTGGTCGATATCGTTGCGAGGCCAACAACGATTACTCGTCGGCTTTCGACAGCGTGGAGATACAAGTTGCTG GAATCTTCATCCACCCGAACTGCCAGGACAACACGTTCTTCGCCAAGTGCGACCTGATCGTGAAGGCCAGATACTGCAAGCACAAGTACTACGCGAAATTCTGTTGCCGCTCGTGCACGGAAGCCGGCCAGCTGCCCTCCAGGGGACCGCACCTGAACAACGTGAGAAGGAGGCGGAGGCACATCCTGAAGAGTCTCGTCTAA